A stretch of Saccharothrix texasensis DNA encodes these proteins:
- a CDS encoding 1-deoxy-D-xylulose-5-phosphate synthase: MTDTTTLPGAVRSPAPRITGPADLRGLSRGALDELARELRARLVEAVGRTGGHLGSNLGVVELTVALHRVFRSPHDRVVFDTGHQSYVHKMLTGRADGFADLRREGGLSGYPSRAESPHDLVENSHASTALSYADGLARAARLRGEHDRHVVAVVGDGALTGGMAWEALNNLGGLDHPVVVVLNDNGRSYAPTAGAVGRHLATLRAGGGGGVFAAFGLAYLGPVDGHDVARVEEALAAAKALGRPVVVHCVTEKGKGHPPAENDPVDHLHAVSAPSASRGPGWTSVFGRHLLVLADRHPDLVCLTAAMPHPTGLTAFAEAFPDRVLDTGIAEQHTVTCAAGLAMGGLRPVVAVYSTFLTRAADQVLMDVALHRLPVTFVLDRAGVTGEDGPSHHGAWDLALLRGVPGMRVAAPRDGARLRELLDEAVADDGPTAVRFPKGVVGADVAAVDRLGRVDVLHRPSRRDVLLVTVGGLASDGVAAAVALAGEGIGVTVCDPRWVTPVDPAVVALAAEHRVVVCVEDGVRGGGVGEAVAGALREAGLSRRIRVLGLPGDFLPHGSRADILRMHDLDAAGIARTVARFLPGWTS; encoded by the coding sequence ATGACCGACACCACCACCCTGCCCGGGGCCGTCCGGTCCCCCGCGCCCCGGATCACCGGCCCGGCCGACCTGCGCGGCCTGTCGCGCGGCGCGCTGGACGAGCTGGCGCGCGAGCTCCGGGCACGCCTGGTCGAGGCGGTGGGCCGCACCGGCGGCCACCTCGGCTCGAACCTCGGGGTGGTCGAGCTGACGGTGGCGCTGCACCGGGTGTTCCGGTCGCCGCACGACCGGGTCGTGTTCGACACCGGTCACCAGTCCTACGTGCACAAGATGCTCACCGGCCGGGCCGACGGGTTCGCCGACCTGCGCCGCGAGGGCGGCCTGTCCGGTTACCCGAGCCGGGCGGAGTCGCCGCACGACCTGGTGGAGAACTCGCACGCGTCCACCGCGCTGTCCTATGCGGACGGTCTGGCGCGGGCGGCGCGGCTGCGCGGCGAGCACGACCGGCACGTGGTGGCCGTCGTCGGCGACGGCGCGCTCACCGGCGGCATGGCGTGGGAGGCGCTGAACAACCTCGGCGGCCTCGATCACCCGGTCGTGGTGGTGCTCAACGACAACGGCCGGTCGTACGCGCCGACGGCGGGCGCGGTCGGCAGGCACCTCGCCACCCTGCGCGCGGGCGGCGGCGGAGGCGTGTTCGCCGCCTTCGGGTTGGCCTACCTCGGCCCGGTCGACGGGCACGACGTCGCCCGGGTGGAGGAGGCGTTGGCCGCCGCGAAGGCGTTGGGGCGCCCGGTCGTCGTGCACTGCGTGACCGAGAAGGGCAAGGGTCACCCGCCCGCGGAGAACGACCCGGTGGACCACCTGCACGCCGTGTCCGCGCCGTCGGCCTCGCGCGGTCCGGGGTGGACGTCGGTGTTCGGGCGGCACCTGCTGGTGCTCGCCGACCGGCACCCCGACCTGGTGTGCCTGACCGCGGCCATGCCGCACCCGACCGGGCTGACCGCGTTCGCCGAGGCGTTCCCCGACCGGGTGCTCGACACCGGGATCGCCGAGCAGCACACCGTGACGTGCGCGGCGGGCCTGGCCATGGGCGGGCTGCGGCCGGTGGTGGCGGTGTACTCGACGTTCCTGACCCGGGCGGCCGACCAGGTGCTGATGGACGTGGCGCTGCACCGGCTGCCGGTGACGTTCGTGCTCGACCGGGCCGGGGTGACCGGCGAGGACGGTCCCAGCCACCACGGCGCGTGGGACCTGGCGCTGCTGCGCGGCGTGCCCGGGATGCGGGTGGCCGCGCCCCGGGACGGCGCCAGGCTGCGCGAGCTGCTGGACGAGGCGGTCGCCGACGACGGGCCGACCGCGGTCCGCTTCCCCAAGGGCGTCGTCGGCGCGGACGTCGCCGCGGTGGACCGGTTGGGCCGGGTGGACGTGCTGCACCGGCCGTCGCGGCGGGACGTGCTGCTGGTGACCGTCGGCGGGCTCGCGTCCGACGGGGTGGCCGCCGCCGTGGCGCTCGCCGGCGAAGGCATCGGCGTGACCGTGTGCGACCCGCGCTGGGTGACCCCGGTCGACCCGGCGGTGGTGGCGTTGGCCGCCGAGCACCGGGTGGTGGTGTGCGTGGAGGACGGCGTGCGCGGCGGCGGCGTCGGGGAGGCGGTGGCCGGCGCGCTGCGCGAGGCCGGGCTGAGCCGCCGCATCCGGGTGCTCGGGCTGCCGGGCGACTTCCTGCCGCACGGCTCGCGTGCCGACATCCTGCGCATGCACGACCTGGACGCCGCCGGCATCGCCCGCACGGTGGCCCGCTTCCTGCCGGGGTGGACGTCGTGA
- a CDS encoding polyprenyl synthetase family protein, with protein sequence MTVTDAVRGDLAEVRAGVDATLDRFLAEKARTAPDPCLPPLVDVLRGFVAGGPRLGPSACHCGFLAAGGSSDDPAVAWTGAALEMFHTFALVHDDIMSRAELRRGRPTVHRALAERFPGVDGDPTAAERFGVNLAILAGDLCSTWTDELLDRAEVDRARWREVRALLHTMRTELIAGQCLDLGGDPRSTADPVRSAWRMIRLKTARYAVELPLRVGVALAGGGALAGGGEALTRFCGAYGRPVGEAFQLRDDLLGVFGDPEVPGRPSPQALRGGRPTVLMALARQQATPEQLEVISTLHGDPELDEERAARLRDVVVATGAVARVERLIKARADRASGALRSSATSPAAKASLAELVALTTRRPRSVTTPAQRTRGGT encoded by the coding sequence ATGACTGTCACCGACGCCGTGCGCGGCGACCTCGCCGAGGTCCGCGCCGGGGTGGACGCGACGCTCGACCGCTTCCTGGCGGAGAAGGCGCGCACCGCGCCCGACCCGTGCCTGCCGCCGCTGGTGGACGTGCTGCGCGGGTTCGTGGCCGGCGGCCCGCGGTTGGGCCCCTCGGCGTGCCACTGCGGTTTCCTCGCCGCGGGCGGCTCGTCCGACGATCCCGCGGTGGCGTGGACCGGCGCGGCGCTGGAGATGTTCCACACCTTCGCGCTGGTGCACGACGACATCATGAGCCGCGCCGAGCTGCGGCGCGGCCGGCCGACCGTGCACCGGGCGCTCGCCGAGCGGTTCCCCGGCGTCGACGGCGACCCGACGGCGGCCGAGCGGTTCGGCGTGAACCTCGCCATCCTGGCGGGCGACCTGTGCTCCACGTGGACCGACGAGCTGCTGGACCGGGCCGAGGTCGACCGGGCGCGGTGGCGCGAGGTGCGCGCGCTGCTGCACACCATGCGCACCGAGCTGATCGCCGGGCAGTGCCTCGACCTCGGCGGCGACCCGCGCTCCACGGCGGACCCGGTGCGGTCGGCGTGGCGGATGATCCGGCTCAAGACCGCCCGGTACGCGGTGGAGCTGCCGTTGCGCGTCGGCGTGGCGCTGGCCGGCGGCGGGGCGCTCGCCGGCGGCGGCGAGGCGCTGACCCGGTTCTGCGGCGCGTACGGGAGGCCGGTCGGCGAGGCGTTCCAGCTGCGCGACGACCTGCTCGGCGTGTTCGGCGACCCCGAGGTGCCCGGCAGGCCTTCCCCGCAGGCCCTGCGCGGCGGCAGGCCGACCGTGCTGATGGCGTTGGCCCGGCAGCAGGCCACCCCCGAGCAGCTCGAGGTGATCTCGACCCTGCACGGCGATCCGGAGCTGGACGAGGAGCGGGCCGCGAGGCTGCGCGACGTGGTGGTCGCGACCGGTGCGGTGGCCCGGGTGGAACGGCTGATCAAGGCCCGCGCGGACCGGGCGTCGGGCGCGTTGCGGTCGTCGGCGACGAGCCCGGCCGCCAAGGCGTCGCTGGCGGAGCTGGTCGCCCTCACGACCCGCCGGCCGAGGAGCGTGACCACACCGGCCCAGCGCACGCGCGGCGGCACGTGA
- a CDS encoding sugar phosphate isomerase/epimerase family protein: MSRTSVQLYSVRDAFAADPSDTLRRLAAIGFTHVEPYGVLDNADVLRTALPEHGLTAPTAHAQLIGADQAAVFAAAAECGIEVVIDPYVDAERWRDPADIAATASALNAAARVAAGHGVRVGYHNHWWELASRIDGRSAFEVLADRLDPEVVLEVDTYWATVGGEDAPALLRRLGDRVHAIHVKDGGLARDASGQVPAGQGRVPVAEVLAAAPHALRVVEFDAYDGDLFAGLAESHAFLAEVAA, translated from the coding sequence ATGAGCAGGACCTCCGTGCAGCTCTACTCCGTCCGCGACGCGTTCGCGGCCGATCCCTCCGACACCCTGCGGCGCCTCGCCGCCATCGGCTTCACCCACGTCGAGCCCTACGGCGTCCTGGACAACGCCGACGTGCTGCGCACCGCCTTGCCCGAGCACGGCCTCACCGCGCCGACCGCGCACGCGCAGCTCATCGGCGCCGACCAGGCCGCCGTCTTCGCCGCCGCGGCCGAGTGCGGCATCGAGGTGGTGATCGACCCGTACGTGGACGCCGAGCGCTGGCGGGACCCGGCCGACATCGCCGCCACCGCGTCCGCGCTGAACGCCGCCGCCCGGGTCGCCGCCGGGCACGGCGTCCGCGTCGGCTACCACAACCACTGGTGGGAGCTGGCGTCCCGGATCGACGGCCGCAGCGCGTTCGAGGTGCTGGCCGACCGCCTCGACCCCGAGGTGGTGCTGGAGGTCGACACCTACTGGGCGACGGTCGGCGGCGAGGACGCGCCCGCGTTGCTGCGCCGCCTCGGCGATCGCGTGCACGCGATCCACGTCAAGGACGGCGGTCTCGCGCGGGACGCGTCGGGCCAGGTCCCGGCCGGTCAGGGGCGCGTGCCGGTGGCGGAGGTGCTGGCCGCCGCGCCGCACGCGTTGCGCGTGGTCGAGTTCGACGCCTACGACGGCGACCTGTTCGCCGGCCTGGCCGAGAGCCACGCGTTCCTCGCCGAGGTCGCGGCGTGA
- a CDS encoding RNA polymerase sigma factor → MTVEAEVSELFRAERGRIVATLIRLTGDWDLAEECVQDAFARALECWPREGVPQRPGAWLTTTARNRALDRLRRSSVEAAKLREVVATPDDSPGVEDDGIGDDLLRLVFTCCHPALTLEARVALTLRTVAGLTTPEIARAFLVPEATMAKRLVRARQKIRNARIPYRVPPAHLLPERTGGVLGVLYLLFNEGYAAGGGADLSRRDLCVEAIRLARTLVASMPDEPEAVGLLALALLQDSRRDARFDHAGDLVPLDEQDRSRWDGAQVEEGVALLDSALRRGRPGPYQVQAAIAACHATAARARDTDWPQIALLYGELVKLVPSPVVRLNRAVAVAMADGPAAGLALVDDLADEVTGHLLPATRADFLRRLGRGAEALAAYERARALAPTDAERRHLTRLIGALGG, encoded by the coding sequence ATGACGGTCGAGGCGGAGGTCTCGGAGCTGTTCCGGGCCGAACGGGGGCGGATCGTGGCGACGCTGATCCGCCTCACCGGCGACTGGGACCTGGCCGAGGAGTGCGTGCAGGACGCCTTCGCGCGGGCGCTGGAGTGCTGGCCGCGCGAAGGCGTCCCCCAGCGTCCCGGCGCGTGGTTGACCACGACCGCCCGCAACCGCGCGCTGGACCGGTTGCGGCGGTCGAGCGTGGAGGCGGCGAAGCTGCGGGAGGTGGTGGCGACGCCGGACGACTCGCCCGGGGTGGAGGACGACGGCATCGGCGACGACCTGCTGAGGTTGGTCTTCACGTGCTGCCACCCGGCGTTGACGCTGGAGGCGCGGGTCGCGCTGACCCTGCGCACCGTCGCCGGCCTGACCACGCCGGAGATCGCGCGGGCGTTCCTGGTGCCGGAGGCGACGATGGCCAAGCGGCTGGTGCGGGCGCGGCAGAAGATCCGCAACGCCCGCATCCCGTACCGGGTGCCGCCGGCCCACCTGCTGCCCGAGCGCACGGGTGGCGTGCTGGGTGTGCTGTACCTGTTGTTCAACGAGGGCTACGCGGCCGGCGGTGGCGCCGACCTGTCGCGGCGGGACCTGTGCGTGGAGGCGATCCGGCTGGCGCGCACGCTGGTCGCGTCGATGCCCGACGAGCCGGAGGCGGTCGGGCTGCTCGCGCTGGCGCTGTTGCAGGACTCCCGCCGGGACGCGCGGTTCGACCACGCGGGCGACCTCGTGCCGCTCGACGAGCAGGACCGGTCCCGGTGGGACGGCGCGCAGGTCGAGGAGGGCGTGGCGCTGCTGGACTCGGCGCTGCGCCGCGGCCGGCCGGGTCCGTACCAGGTGCAGGCCGCCATCGCCGCCTGCCACGCCACGGCCGCGCGGGCGCGGGACACGGACTGGCCCCAGATCGCCCTGCTCTACGGCGAGCTGGTCAAGCTCGTCCCGTCGCCGGTCGTGCGGTTGAACCGGGCGGTGGCCGTGGCGATGGCGGACGGCCCGGCGGCCGGGCTGGCGCTGGTGGACGACCTCGCCGACGAGGTGACCGGTCACCTGCTCCCGGCCACCAGGGCGGACTTCCTGCGGCGCCTGGGCCGCGGGGCCGAAGCGCTCGCCGCCTACGAGCGGGCCCGCGCCCTGGCCCCGACCGACGCCGAGCGCCGCCACCTCACCCGCCTGATCGGCGCGTTGGGCGGGTGA
- a CDS encoding Gfo/Idh/MocA family protein: MSAPVGVGVVGTGVISDEYLRNLTAFPDVRVRAVADLDPERAAARAIRHGVPRSSTVDELLADPDIGIVVNLTVPAAHVAVSRAAVEAGKHVWVEKPLGLDLRGTRDLLDLAARRGLRVACAPDTLLGAGWQTARRAVDAGRIGEPRTALALFQTPGPESWHPAPEFLFQAGGGPLLDMGPYYLTGLVHLLGPISRVTATGGRARDTRVIGSGPRAGVEFAVTVPTTVTALVEFERGGTAQAVFSFDSALSRTGFVEVAGTLGTAVLPDPNGFGGATAVHLFDGVQTLAPQGHQATRGTGVLELARAIRAGEPERASGELAYHVLDAMLAVERSIGSGRAVDVGSTVEPPPALPVDWDPTATTLSRAGR, from the coding sequence GTGAGCGCCCCGGTCGGCGTCGGGGTCGTCGGCACGGGCGTCATCAGCGACGAGTACCTGCGCAACCTGACCGCTTTCCCGGACGTGCGGGTGCGGGCCGTGGCCGACCTCGACCCGGAACGCGCGGCGGCGCGGGCGATCCGGCACGGCGTGCCGCGATCGTCCACTGTGGACGAGCTGCTGGCCGACCCGGACATCGGGATCGTGGTCAACCTGACCGTGCCCGCCGCGCACGTCGCGGTCAGCCGGGCCGCGGTCGAGGCCGGGAAGCACGTCTGGGTGGAGAAACCGCTCGGGCTGGACCTGCGCGGCACGCGCGACCTGCTCGACCTGGCCGCACGGCGGGGCCTGCGCGTCGCGTGCGCGCCCGACACCCTGCTCGGCGCCGGGTGGCAGACCGCGCGGCGGGCCGTCGACGCCGGTCGCATCGGCGAGCCGCGCACCGCGCTGGCCCTGTTCCAGACGCCGGGCCCGGAGAGCTGGCACCCCGCGCCGGAGTTCCTGTTCCAGGCGGGCGGCGGGCCGTTGCTCGACATGGGGCCGTACTACCTGACCGGGTTGGTGCACCTGCTCGGCCCGATCAGCCGGGTCACCGCCACCGGCGGTCGGGCCCGGGACACGCGGGTGATCGGCTCCGGGCCGCGCGCGGGCGTCGAGTTCGCGGTGACCGTGCCGACCACGGTGACCGCCCTGGTCGAGTTCGAGCGCGGCGGCACCGCGCAGGCGGTGTTCAGCTTCGACTCGGCGTTGTCCCGCACGGGTTTCGTGGAGGTCGCCGGGACGCTGGGCACCGCCGTGCTGCCCGACCCGAACGGCTTCGGCGGCGCGACCGCGGTGCACCTGTTCGACGGCGTGCAAACGCTTGCGCCGCAGGGGCACCAGGCGACGCGCGGCACGGGTGTGCTGGAGCTGGCGCGGGCGATCCGGGCCGGCGAGCCGGAACGCGCCTCCGGCGAGCTCGCCTACCACGTGCTGGACGCCATGCTGGCCGTGGAGCGGTCCATCGGGTCGGGGCGCGCGGTGGACGTCGGCAGCACGGTCGAGCCGCCACCCGCCCTGCCGGTCGACTGGGACCCGACCGCGACGACCCTCAGCCGAGCGGGACGGTGA
- a CDS encoding MerR family transcriptional regulator, protein MSAEGGLDQPRWSVGALAKVAGMTVRTLHHYDELGLLRPSERTPSGHRRYTEADLHRLYQIRLLRQLGMSLEEIGGVLTGAADAGPLARVLAAHLGQLDEQVWRLNALRRQTRGLLVQLSGPTRPDPDRLLALLGSTTIFDGHLTREQRDFLDEHAFEVGPDARRRLDEEWPDVLAKVVGHYRAGDPVDDPEVRRTARRLVDVGETFAAGDREILRSMGAFFRENGRGVLRDVLPGQPVDDLGDGLWDYVARMYAALSAD, encoded by the coding sequence ATGAGCGCTGAGGGGGGCCTCGACCAGCCGCGGTGGAGCGTCGGCGCCCTGGCCAAGGTCGCCGGGATGACGGTGCGGACGCTGCACCACTACGACGAGCTGGGCCTGCTGCGGCCCAGCGAGCGCACGCCGTCCGGCCACCGGCGCTACACCGAGGCGGACCTGCACCGGCTCTACCAGATCCGGCTGCTGAGGCAGCTCGGCATGTCGTTGGAGGAGATCGGCGGCGTGCTGACCGGCGCGGCCGACGCCGGGCCACTCGCCCGGGTGCTCGCCGCGCACCTGGGACAGCTGGACGAGCAGGTGTGGCGGCTCAACGCGCTGCGCCGCCAGACGAGGGGTCTGCTCGTCCAGCTGAGCGGGCCGACCCGGCCGGACCCCGACCGCCTCCTCGCCTTGCTGGGCAGCACCACGATCTTCGACGGGCACCTCACCCGGGAACAGCGCGACTTCCTGGACGAGCACGCCTTCGAGGTCGGCCCGGACGCCCGCAGGAGGCTCGACGAGGAATGGCCCGACGTGCTCGCGAAGGTGGTCGGGCACTACCGCGCGGGCGACCCGGTGGACGACCCGGAGGTCCGCCGGACCGCCCGGCGCCTGGTCGACGTCGGCGAGACGTTCGCCGCCGGCGACCGGGAGATCCTGCGCTCGATGGGGGCGTTCTTCCGGGAGAACGGCCGGGGCGTGCTGCGGGACGTGCTGCCGGGGCAGCCGGTGGACGACCTCGGCGACGGTCTGTGGGACTACGTGGCCCGCATGTACGCGGCGCTGTCAGCCGACTGA
- a CDS encoding alpha/beta hydrolase, with translation MSAAALAVLAATLSGVAEAEPDPDARPAPDLVLSLPAPTGPHHVGVTALHLVDTERPDPWSGDGRPREVVVSVHYPASDVRDHPVAPQLTPGAAAAFPSYAPWGFPHLPTSGVDWAATLTRSHVDAPARPVRRPVVLYSPGLVEPRAFGVNTAEELASRGYVVVTIDHPGETFTVDLPSGPRPVDLPGRPDADPPLYRAVIATRLADTDLVLDRLEVLAAGGNPDAGGRALPRHLGRALDLRRVGMYGQGLGGTIAAEAMYEDQGGRIDAAINLEGFLDYHPEQPGQDGELLPVARHGAGRPLLLIGTEGFQNDRYRRAWTAALVHDHVRQHVIADANHWALTDFAATVPQLHAAGLMDDAGRAAMVGALDPAVAVPTVRRHVVSFFDRALR, from the coding sequence GTGTCCGCAGCGGCCCTGGCGGTCCTCGCCGCGACGCTGAGCGGCGTCGCCGAGGCCGAGCCGGACCCGGACGCGCGCCCGGCCCCGGACCTGGTCTTGAGCCTGCCCGCGCCGACCGGCCCGCACCACGTCGGCGTCACCGCGCTGCACCTGGTCGACACCGAGCGGCCGGACCCGTGGTCCGGTGACGGCCGGCCGCGCGAGGTGGTGGTCTCGGTGCACTACCCCGCGTCGGACGTCCGCGACCACCCGGTCGCGCCGCAGCTGACGCCGGGCGCGGCGGCGGCGTTCCCGTCCTACGCGCCGTGGGGGTTCCCGCACCTGCCGACCAGCGGCGTGGACTGGGCCGCCACGCTCACCCGTTCCCACGTGGACGCGCCGGCGCGTCCCGTGCGCCGACCGGTCGTGCTCTACAGCCCCGGGTTGGTCGAGCCGCGCGCGTTCGGCGTGAACACCGCCGAGGAGCTGGCGAGCCGGGGCTACGTCGTGGTGACGATCGACCACCCCGGCGAGACCTTCACCGTCGACCTGCCGTCCGGGCCGCGGCCGGTCGACCTGCCCGGCCGGCCCGACGCGGATCCGCCGCTCTACCGGGCGGTGATCGCCACCCGGCTCGCGGACACGGACCTCGTGCTCGACCGGCTGGAGGTCCTGGCGGCGGGCGGCAACCCCGACGCCGGGGGCCGCGCGCTCCCGAGGCACCTCGGCCGCGCCCTCGACCTGCGCCGGGTCGGCATGTACGGCCAGGGGTTGGGCGGCACGATCGCCGCCGAGGCGATGTACGAGGACCAGGGCGGGCGAATCGACGCGGCGATCAACCTGGAGGGCTTCCTGGACTACCACCCGGAGCAGCCCGGCCAGGACGGCGAGCTGCTGCCCGTCGCCCGGCACGGAGCCGGCCGGCCGTTGCTGCTGATCGGCACCGAGGGCTTCCAGAACGACCGCTACCGGCGCGCGTGGACGGCGGCGCTCGTGCACGACCACGTCCGGCAGCACGTGATCGCCGACGCGAACCACTGGGCGTTGACCGACTTCGCCGCCACCGTGCCGCAACTGCACGCGGCGGGCTTGATGGACGACGCCGGGCGCGCGGCGATGGTCGGCGCGCTCGACCCGGCCGTCGCGGTGCCGACCGTGCGCCGGCACGTGGTGTCCTTCTTCGACCGCGCCCTGCGCTAG
- a CDS encoding TetR/AcrR family transcriptional regulator, producing MRETTAGPATGGYAKGRIRREDIITAAVAVYGEAGYHGSSLREIAKRAGITHAGLLYYFPTKEALLAAVLERRDAEDAEREQLQAAPGVDVLRHFLALAEHNVRHPGIVDLYSRLAAEAVAEDHPAHDYFVRHYRAAREGVVGSFRALADRGELRPGVDPAAAALTFVALMDGLQVQWLTTPDEVDLVGSLRFYLGGLLTVPLG from the coding sequence GTGCGCGAGACGACGGCGGGCCCCGCGACCGGCGGTTACGCGAAGGGCCGCATCCGGCGCGAGGACATCATCACCGCGGCGGTCGCGGTGTACGGGGAGGCCGGGTACCACGGGTCGTCGTTGCGCGAGATCGCCAAGCGCGCCGGGATCACGCACGCGGGGCTGCTGTACTACTTCCCCACCAAGGAAGCGCTGCTCGCCGCGGTGCTGGAACGCCGTGACGCGGAGGACGCCGAGCGGGAGCAGCTCCAGGCCGCTCCCGGCGTCGACGTCCTGCGCCACTTCCTCGCCCTGGCCGAGCACAACGTGCGCCACCCCGGCATCGTCGACCTCTACTCGCGGCTGGCCGCCGAGGCCGTCGCCGAGGACCACCCGGCGCACGACTACTTCGTCCGCCACTACCGGGCGGCCCGCGAGGGCGTGGTCGGCTCGTTCCGGGCCCTCGCGGACCGCGGCGAACTCCGCCCCGGCGTCGACCCGGCGGCGGCGGCGCTGACGTTCGTCGCGTTGATGGACGGCTTGCAGGTCCAGTGGCTGACCACGCCGGACGAGGTCGACCTGGTCGGCTCGTTGCGGTTCTACCTCGGTGGCCTGCTCACCGTCCCGCTCGGCTGA
- a CDS encoding YciI family protein yields MKYMLLICVDGDIEPTEGDPTIEQWLAEVGDRRLDGSQLRSVQDATTVRTRGDEVLLSDGPFAETKEQIVGYDVVDCADLDEAIRIASRHPCARFGSVEVRPFYTG; encoded by the coding sequence ATGAAGTACATGCTGCTGATCTGCGTCGACGGCGACATCGAGCCGACCGAGGGCGACCCGACCATCGAGCAGTGGCTGGCCGAGGTCGGGGACCGGCGGCTGGACGGCTCCCAGCTGCGGTCGGTCCAGGACGCCACGACCGTGCGGACGCGCGGTGACGAGGTGCTGCTGAGCGACGGGCCGTTCGCCGAGACGAAGGAGCAGATCGTCGGCTACGACGTCGTCGACTGCGCCGACCTGGACGAGGCGATCCGGATCGCCTCCCGGCACCCGTGCGCGCGGTTCGGGTCGGTCGAGGTGCGGCCCTTCTACACCGGATGA
- a CDS encoding TIM barrel protein, whose product MPSRRTFLGTALATGAAVALPATASAAGHPRRRRRVPKESISIQLYTLRGIMGDDPEPVLSALADIGYRKVELAGTYGRGAAEFAAVLRRCGLRATSGHVGIDGDLDQVIADARTLGHRYVVVPWVDHATLAEWRAFTARLEAAGDRLRRAGLSLGYHNHAHEFAELAGVRPFDVITAGTTPRNVHLELDLYWAVVGGVDPVAVHRANFPRVRQFHVKDRAADGSFADPGTGTIDFAAIFRAANVTEYIVENDQPRDALVTARVGYDYLVDLRF is encoded by the coding sequence ATGCCGTCCCGCCGCACGTTCCTCGGCACCGCCCTCGCCACCGGCGCGGCCGTCGCCCTGCCCGCCACCGCGTCCGCCGCCGGCCACCCGCGCCGCCGCCGCCGCGTGCCGAAGGAGTCGATCAGCATCCAGCTCTACACCCTGCGCGGGATCATGGGCGACGACCCGGAACCCGTGCTGTCGGCGTTGGCGGACATCGGTTACCGCAAGGTCGAGCTGGCCGGCACGTACGGTCGCGGCGCGGCCGAGTTCGCCGCCGTGCTGCGGCGGTGCGGGCTGCGGGCGACGTCCGGCCACGTGGGCATCGACGGCGACCTCGACCAGGTGATCGCCGACGCGCGCACCCTCGGGCACCGGTACGTGGTGGTGCCGTGGGTGGACCACGCGACCCTGGCGGAGTGGCGGGCGTTCACCGCGCGGTTGGAGGCGGCGGGGGACAGGTTGCGGCGCGCCGGGCTGAGCCTCGGCTACCACAACCACGCGCACGAGTTCGCCGAGCTGGCGGGCGTCCGGCCGTTCGACGTGATCACGGCGGGGACGACGCCGCGCAACGTGCACCTGGAGCTGGACCTGTACTGGGCGGTGGTCGGCGGGGTCGACCCGGTGGCGGTGCACCGGGCGAACTTCCCCAGGGTGCGGCAGTTCCACGTGAAGGACCGGGCGGCCGACGGGTCGTTCGCCGACCCGGGCACCGGCACGATCGACTTCGCGGCCATCTTCCGGGCCGCGAACGTGACCGAGTACATCGTGGAGAACGACCAGCCGCGCGACGCCCTCGTCACCGCCCGGGTCGGGTACGACTACCTGGTGGACCTGCGGTTCTGA